The following proteins come from a genomic window of Thermus sp. LT1-2-5:
- a CDS encoding MoxR family ATPase: protein MLLARVQEALAGRVFLREETLKLSLATFLAGGHLLLEDVPGTGKTTFAKALARVLGLSFSRIQMTPDLLPQDLTGVYLYREGGLFWEKGPLFAQVLLVDELNRATPRTQSALLEAMGEGQVSLEGKTHPLPQPFFVLATQNPVEEEGTYPLPVAQRDRFAARLSLGLPDEKALLQALREKDPLEGLAPVAQAEELLALRQAVRRVRVAEELLDYLLALATWLREREEVRLGPSPRALLQVEGLAQALAFLEGRSFVVPEDLKRAFAAAIPHRLLLRLEAELSGVSPEGLVAEALGEVPVPVEAP, encoded by the coding sequence ATGCTCCTCGCACGGGTCCAAGAAGCCTTAGCGGGCCGGGTTTTTCTGCGGGAGGAAACGCTTAAGCTTTCCTTGGCCACCTTCCTGGCCGGAGGCCACCTCCTCCTGGAGGACGTTCCCGGGACGGGAAAGACCACCTTCGCCAAGGCCTTGGCCCGGGTCTTGGGCCTTTCCTTTAGCCGCATTCAAATGACCCCGGACCTCTTGCCTCAGGACCTCACCGGGGTCTACCTGTACCGGGAAGGCGGCCTCTTCTGGGAAAAGGGCCCCCTTTTCGCCCAGGTTCTCCTGGTGGACGAGCTCAACCGGGCCACCCCCCGCACCCAGTCGGCCCTCCTCGAGGCCATGGGGGAAGGGCAGGTGAGCCTGGAGGGGAAAACCCACCCCTTGCCCCAGCCCTTCTTCGTCCTGGCCACGCAAAACCCGGTGGAGGAGGAGGGTACCTACCCCCTGCCCGTGGCCCAGCGGGACCGCTTCGCCGCAAGGCTTTCCCTAGGCCTTCCCGACGAGAAGGCCCTCCTTCAGGCCCTGCGGGAAAAAGACCCCCTGGAAGGCCTGGCGCCCGTGGCCCAGGCGGAAGAGCTTTTAGCCCTGAGGCAGGCGGTGCGGCGGGTGCGGGTGGCGGAGGAGCTTTTGGACTACCTTCTCGCCCTGGCCACCTGGCTTAGGGAACGGGAGGAGGTGCGCCTTGGCCCCTCGCCCCGGGCGCTTCTCCAGGTGGAGGGTCTGGCCCAGGCCCTGGCCTTCTTGGAAGGCCGCTCCTTTGTCGTCCCTGAGGACCTCAAGCGGGCCTTCGCCGCCGCCATCCCCCACCGGCTGCTCCTGAGGCTCGAGGCGGAGCTTTCTGGGGTAAGCCCCGAGGGCTTGGTGGCGGAAGCCCTAGGGGAGGTCCCCGTGCCGGTGGAGGCCCCGTGA
- a CDS encoding DUF58 domain-containing protein, giving the protein MSLLGLLALGLLSLLYWAPHLARVRVHAHGFPPGFPGQRGEGRVAVALFSPLPLLFRLEALPSAPLGLAPRALSGVAWGRLRLVLPLGYAYRRRGLHPLRLSLGLQSPLGFGKRVLVLEAGHVLVYPSLRALPPYRPAPSFYAEGLPATFGLPDPLEAKGLRPFTPGDTPRLLARKASARLGYPVVREVEKTLLGSLFLHIDTQSLHPSYLDHATSLAAWLLLQAEARGERFGLSAGEVLPLGRGRAHLERALSLLARLAPTPGPALPPPAPWGSTYLSLPKERKRPF; this is encoded by the coding sequence GTGAGCCTGCTCGGGCTTTTGGCCCTAGGCCTCCTTTCCCTCCTCTACTGGGCTCCCCACCTCGCCCGGGTCCGGGTTCACGCCCACGGTTTTCCCCCGGGCTTTCCCGGGCAACGGGGGGAGGGCCGGGTAGCGGTGGCGCTTTTTAGCCCCTTGCCCCTCCTTTTCCGCCTCGAGGCCCTTCCCTCCGCCCCCTTAGGCCTGGCCCCCAGGGCCCTTTCCGGGGTGGCCTGGGGGCGGTTGCGCCTCGTCTTGCCCCTCGGTTACGCCTACCGCCGGCGGGGCCTACACCCCCTACGCCTCTCCTTAGGGCTCCAAAGTCCCTTGGGGTTTGGAAAAAGGGTCCTTGTCCTGGAAGCGGGCCACGTCCTGGTCTACCCCTCCCTCCGGGCCCTTCCCCCCTACCGGCCCGCCCCAAGCTTCTATGCGGAAGGCCTGCCGGCCACCTTTGGCCTTCCCGACCCCCTGGAGGCCAAGGGCCTCCGCCCCTTCACCCCAGGGGACACCCCCAGGCTCCTCGCCCGCAAGGCCAGCGCCCGCCTGGGCTACCCCGTGGTGCGGGAGGTGGAGAAAACCCTTCTCGGTAGCCTCTTCCTCCACATAGACACCCAAAGCCTCCACCCCAGCTACCTGGACCACGCAACGAGCCTCGCCGCCTGGCTCCTCCTCCAAGCGGAGGCCCGGGGAGAGCGCTTTGGCCTTTCCGCCGGAGAAGTCCTGCCCCTGGGCCGGGGAAGGGCCCACCTGGAGCGTGCCCTTTCCCTCCTGGCCCGCCTGGCCCCCACCCCCGGCCCCGCCCTTCCACCCCCCGCCCCCTGGGGGAGCACCTACCTCTCCTTACCCAAGGAGCGGAAGAGGCCTTTTTAA
- a CDS encoding FUN14 domain-containing protein, translating to MELPDLTPYLGQMTFGGLAGYAVGYALKKVGRLLALALGLLFVALQLLAQAGYVEVDWTRIQRDVEPLLQQPGLKSLWERLLATLTYNLPFGASFVGGLILGLRAG from the coding sequence GTGGAGCTTCCCGACCTTACCCCTTACCTTGGGCAGATGACCTTTGGCGGCCTGGCCGGCTATGCCGTGGGCTACGCTTTGAAGAAGGTGGGCCGCCTCCTCGCTTTGGCCCTAGGGCTTCTCTTCGTGGCCCTGCAGCTCCTCGCCCAGGCCGGCTACGTGGAGGTGGACTGGACCCGCATCCAGCGGGACGTGGAGCCTTTGCTCCAGCAGCCTGGCCTAAAGAGCCTCTGGGAGAGGCTCCTCGCCACCCTCACCTACAACCTGCCCTTTGGGGCAAGCTTTGTGGGGGGACTTATTCTAGGCCTCCGGGCCGGATGA
- a CDS encoding 5-formyltetrahydrofolate cyclo-ligase: MTLGELREEVWNALARFGLALHPTPPHGHHPNFLGARKAAERLLKTPEFQGAKRILAGMDAVLKPLREEALRQGKELFLPHPDRPGEFLLLKDLDPRRLKRVREAYRYGIPVSLEGQSLDLVLIGAVAVDEEGGWVGKGYGFPQAWLRVEAPFATLAHPVMVYPRLPVPPERRVDLIATPQRLIRPGGLE; encoded by the coding sequence ATGACCCTGGGTGAGCTTCGGGAAGAAGTCTGGAACGCCCTGGCCCGCTTCGGCCTCGCCCTCCACCCCACCCCTCCCCACGGCCACCACCCCAACTTCCTGGGGGCCAGGAAAGCGGCGGAGCGCCTCCTCAAGACCCCGGAGTTTCAAGGGGCTAAGCGCATCCTGGCCGGCATGGACGCCGTGCTCAAGCCCCTCAGGGAGGAGGCCTTGCGCCAGGGAAAAGAGCTTTTCCTTCCCCATCCCGACCGGCCGGGGGAGTTTTTGCTCCTCAAGGACCTGGACCCCAGGCGGCTCAAGCGGGTGCGGGAGGCCTACCGCTACGGAATACCCGTGAGCCTGGAAGGGCAAAGCCTGGACCTCGTCCTCATCGGGGCGGTGGCCGTGGACGAGGAGGGGGGCTGGGTGGGGAAGGGCTACGGCTTTCCCCAGGCCTGGCTCCGGGTGGAAGCCCCCTTCGCCACCCTGGCCCACCCGGTGATGGTCTACCCCAGGCTCCCCGTCCCCCCCGAACGGCGGGTGGACCTCATCGCCACGCCCCAGCGGCTCATCCGGCCCGGAGGCCTAGAATAA
- a CDS encoding DUF4129 domain-containing protein: protein MGPLLAALILLLAAPQFGTSLVLGASLLLLTQRLFPTGFLGWAFLPGLLDGFGKPLASWLPEWASVSFFLLLYGLFLTTQGRPWASLFLLPPALSLGPGGLFLLGVLHGVSLLEGTRAQAQARGEAFQTPSYALAIPFLLGLALGGLAFFPLPHLPLPSLPEVPFPTPSGAYGSPEGGVVYGAPEGGLPLWALWLNRLFPYAHSLALLLLLLALLPLLGRGERFPYQGVHLLPVLLALVAGGLFFLYVGTLGSGETGAAAGNPAGPTAPPQALPSPATPGPRRMAEVGLALAGLSALFTLALLLTLGFFLWRLRPQGKGQRETGTGPKRPRPSRPPLPEDRVRRAYTLALRALGQTGFPHLPHEGPMEYGKRLHGLFPEVQPALWELTQLYLPVRYGGRAGEAGAERAEVLLEDILRLCSSHGSKKP, encoded by the coding sequence ATGGGCCCTCTTCTCGCCGCCCTCATTCTCCTCCTCGCCGCGCCTCAGTTTGGGACCTCCCTGGTCCTGGGGGCCAGCCTTCTCCTCCTAACCCAACGGCTTTTCCCTACCGGCTTCCTGGGGTGGGCCTTCCTTCCAGGGCTCCTCGATGGCTTCGGCAAGCCCCTTGCCTCCTGGCTTCCCGAGTGGGCCTCGGTTTCTTTTTTCCTGCTCCTCTATGGGCTTTTCCTCACCACCCAGGGGCGTCCTTGGGCAAGCCTCTTCCTCCTACCCCCCGCCCTCTCCTTGGGCCCTGGTGGGCTTTTCCTTTTGGGGGTCCTGCACGGGGTTAGCCTTTTGGAAGGCACCCGGGCTCAGGCCCAAGCCCGGGGAGAGGCCTTCCAAACCCCTTCCTATGCCCTGGCCATTCCCTTCCTCCTGGGGCTTGCGCTAGGAGGGCTCGCCTTTTTCCCCTTGCCCCACCTTCCTCTCCCCTCCTTGCCTGAGGTTCCCTTTCCCACCCCAAGCGGGGCGTATGGCTCCCCTGAGGGAGGGGTGGTCTACGGGGCCCCGGAAGGCGGGCTTCCCCTTTGGGCCCTTTGGCTAAACCGCCTCTTTCCCTACGCCCACTCCCTGGCCCTCCTCCTCCTTCTCCTCGCCCTTCTCCCCCTTTTGGGCCGGGGGGAGCGGTTCCCCTACCAGGGCGTCCACCTCCTTCCCGTGCTCCTCGCCCTGGTGGCTGGGGGCCTCTTTTTCCTCTACGTGGGCACCTTAGGGAGCGGGGAAACGGGGGCTGCCGCGGGCAACCCCGCCGGGCCCACCGCCCCTCCCCAGGCCCTTCCTTCCCCCGCCACCCCGGGCCCCAGGCGGATGGCGGAGGTGGGCCTGGCCCTGGCCGGGCTTTCCGCCCTCTTCACCCTGGCCCTTCTCCTCACCTTGGGGTTTTTCCTCTGGCGCCTCCGCCCCCAGGGAAAAGGGCAGCGGGAAACCGGGACAGGCCCGAAGCGGCCGAGGCCCTCGAGGCCCCCCCTCCCCGAGGACCGGGTGCGCCGGGCCTACACCTTGGCCCTAAGGGCCTTAGGCCAAACGGGCTTCCCCCACCTCCCCCACGAGGGCCCCATGGAGTACGGCAAGCGGCTCCACGGGCTTTTTCCTGAGGTCCAACCCGCCCTTTGGGAGCTCACCCAACTCTACCTGCCCGTGCGCTACGGCGGCCGAGCGGGAGAAGCGGGGGCGGAGCGGGCGGAGGTCCTCTTGGAGGATATCCTTAGGCTATGCTCCTCGCACGGGTCCAAGAAGCCTTAG
- the groES gene encoding co-chaperone GroES, whose protein sequence is MAAEVKTVIKPLGDRVVVKRIEEEPKTKGGIVLPDTAKEKPQKGKVIAVGSGRILDNGQKVPLEVKEGDIVVFAKYGGTEIEIDGEEYVILSERDLLAVLQ, encoded by the coding sequence ATGGCTGCGGAGGTGAAGACCGTGATTAAACCCCTAGGCGATCGGGTTGTGGTGAAGCGGATTGAGGAGGAGCCCAAGACCAAGGGCGGCATCGTGCTCCCCGACACCGCCAAGGAGAAGCCCCAGAAGGGCAAGGTGATCGCGGTGGGCTCGGGCCGCATCTTGGACAACGGCCAGAAGGTGCCCCTCGAGGTCAAGGAGGGGGACATCGTGGTCTTCGCCAAGTACGGCGGCACCGAGATCGAGATTGACGGCGAGGAGTACGTGATCCTCTCCGAGCGCGACCTTTTGGCGGTTCTGCAGTAA
- the dnaE gene encoding DNA polymerase III subunit alpha, translating into MGRKLRFAHLHQHTQFSLLDGAAKLSDLLKWVKEVSPEDPALAMTDHGNLFGAVEFYKKATSMGVKPILGYEAYVAAESRYDRKRGKGLDGGYFHLTLLAKDFKGYQNLVRLASRAYLEGFYEKPRIDREILREHAEGLIALSGCLGAEIPQFILQDRLDLAEARLNEYLSIFGDRFFIEIQNHGLPEQQKVNQVLKEFARKYGLGMVATNDGHYVRKEDARAHEVLLAIQSKSTLDDPDRWRFPCDEFYVKTPEEMRAMLPEEEWGDEPFDNTVEIARLCNVDLPIGDKMVYRIPRFPLPEGRTEAQYLMELTLKGLLDRYPDRITPEVYRELFRRLGKIPPHGDGKALAEALAQVEKEAWERLMAELPPLEGVREWTAEAILHRALYELSVIERMGFPGYFLIVQDYINWAKEHRVSVGPGRGSAAGSLVAYAVGITNIDPLRFGLLFERFLNPERVSMPDIDTDFSDRKRDQVIQYVRERYGEDKVAQIGTFGSLASKAALKDVARVYGIPHKKAEELAKLIPVQFGKPKPLAEAIQVVPELKAEMEKDPKVREVIEVAMRLEGLNRHASVHAAGVVIAAEPLTDLVPLMRDQEGRPVTQYDMGAVEALGLLKMDFLGLRTLTFLEEAKRIVEESKGVVLDYDRLPLDDPKTFELLARGETKGVFQLESGGMTATVRGLKPRRVEDIIALVSLYRPGPMEHIPTYIRRHHGQEPVSYAEFPHAEKYLRPILDETYGIPVYQEQIMQIASAVAGYSLGEADLLRRAMGKKKVEEMQKHRERFVRGAKERGVPEEEANRLFDMLEAFANYGFNKSHAAAYSLLSYQTAYVKAHYPVEFMAALLSVERHDSDKVAEYIRDARAMGIPVLPPDINRSGFDFKVVGEEILFGLSAVKNVGEAAAEAILREREQGGPFKSLGDFLKRLDEKVVNKRTLESLIKAGAFDAFGDRARLLASLEPLLRWAAESRERARSGMMGLFAEVEEPPLVEAEPLDEITRLRYEKEALGIYVSGHPVLRYPGLKEAASCALEELEEFVRGLPPRSRVLLAGMVEEVVRKPTKSGGMMARFTLSDETGALEVVAFGRAYEGVSPKLKEDTPLLVLAEVEREEGGLRVIAQGVWTHEEVAEAPKAVEVEVDHALLDEKGVALFKSLLDEHPGALPLYVRVQGPFGEALFALREARVAEEARLALEAEGFRAYLVPDREAFLQGNGGNGAKEEAVPF; encoded by the coding sequence ATGGGCCGAAAGCTCCGCTTTGCCCACTTGCACCAGCACACCCAGTTCTCCCTTCTGGACGGGGCGGCCAAGCTTTCTGACCTCCTCAAGTGGGTCAAGGAGGTTTCCCCCGAGGACCCCGCCTTGGCCATGACCGACCACGGCAACCTCTTTGGGGCGGTGGAGTTTTATAAAAAGGCCACCTCCATGGGCGTGAAGCCCATCCTGGGATACGAGGCCTACGTGGCGGCGGAAAGCCGCTACGACCGTAAGCGGGGCAAGGGCCTGGATGGGGGTTACTTTCACCTCACCCTCCTCGCCAAGGACTTCAAGGGCTACCAGAACCTGGTGCGCCTGGCGAGCCGGGCCTACCTCGAGGGCTTCTACGAAAAGCCCCGCATCGACCGGGAGATCCTACGGGAGCACGCCGAGGGCCTCATCGCCCTTTCTGGGTGCTTGGGGGCGGAGATCCCCCAGTTCATCCTGCAAGACCGCCTGGACCTGGCGGAGGCCCGGCTCAACGAGTACCTCTCCATCTTCGGCGACCGCTTCTTCATCGAGATCCAAAACCACGGCCTTCCCGAGCAGCAAAAGGTCAACCAGGTCCTCAAGGAGTTCGCCCGCAAGTACGGCCTGGGCATGGTGGCCACCAACGACGGCCACTACGTGCGGAAGGAGGACGCCCGGGCCCACGAGGTGCTCCTGGCCATCCAGTCCAAGAGCACCCTGGACGACCCCGATCGCTGGCGCTTTCCCTGCGACGAGTTCTACGTGAAGACCCCGGAGGAGATGCGGGCCATGCTCCCCGAGGAGGAGTGGGGGGACGAGCCCTTTGACAACACGGTGGAGATCGCCCGCCTGTGCAACGTGGACCTCCCCATCGGGGACAAGATGGTCTACCGCATTCCCCGCTTCCCCCTCCCCGAGGGGCGCACGGAGGCCCAGTACCTGATGGAGCTCACCCTAAAGGGCCTCCTTGACCGCTACCCCGACCGCATCACCCCGGAGGTTTACCGGGAGCTCTTCCGCCGCCTGGGGAAGATCCCGCCCCACGGGGACGGCAAGGCCTTGGCCGAGGCCTTGGCCCAAGTGGAGAAGGAGGCCTGGGAAAGGCTCATGGCCGAGCTTCCCCCCTTGGAGGGGGTGCGGGAGTGGACGGCGGAGGCCATCCTGCACCGGGCCCTTTACGAGCTTTCCGTGATTGAGCGCATGGGCTTTCCCGGGTACTTCCTCATCGTGCAGGACTACATCAACTGGGCCAAGGAGCACCGGGTTTCCGTGGGCCCTGGGCGGGGAAGCGCGGCGGGGAGCCTGGTGGCCTACGCCGTGGGCATCACCAACATCGACCCCCTGCGCTTTGGCCTCCTCTTTGAGCGCTTCTTGAACCCCGAGCGGGTGTCCATGCCGGACATCGACACGGACTTCTCCGACCGCAAGCGGGACCAGGTGATCCAGTACGTGCGGGAGCGGTACGGGGAGGACAAGGTGGCCCAGATCGGCACCTTCGGGAGCCTGGCCTCCAAGGCCGCCTTGAAGGATGTGGCCCGGGTCTACGGCATCCCCCACAAGAAGGCGGAGGAGCTGGCCAAGCTCATCCCCGTGCAGTTCGGCAAGCCCAAGCCCTTGGCCGAGGCCATCCAGGTGGTGCCGGAGCTGAAGGCGGAGATGGAGAAGGACCCCAAGGTGCGGGAGGTCATAGAGGTGGCCATGCGCCTCGAGGGCCTAAACCGCCACGCCTCCGTGCACGCCGCCGGGGTGGTGATCGCCGCCGAGCCCCTCACCGACCTCGTCCCCCTCATGCGGGACCAGGAGGGCCGCCCCGTCACCCAGTACGACATGGGGGCGGTGGAGGCCTTGGGCCTCTTGAAGATGGACTTCCTTGGCCTCCGCACCCTTACCTTTTTGGAGGAGGCCAAGCGGATCGTGGAGGAGTCCAAGGGGGTGGTCCTGGACTACGATCGGCTTCCCCTGGACGACCCCAAGACCTTTGAGCTCCTCGCCCGGGGGGAGACCAAGGGGGTGTTCCAACTGGAGTCGGGGGGCATGACGGCCACGGTGCGGGGGCTCAAGCCCAGGCGGGTGGAGGACATCATCGCCTTGGTTTCCCTCTACCGCCCCGGGCCCATGGAGCACATCCCCACCTACATCCGCCGCCACCACGGCCAGGAGCCCGTGAGCTACGCCGAGTTCCCCCATGCGGAGAAGTACCTGAGGCCCATCCTGGACGAAACCTACGGCATCCCCGTCTACCAGGAGCAGATCATGCAGATCGCCTCGGCGGTGGCGGGGTATTCCCTGGGGGAGGCGGACCTGCTCAGGAGGGCAATGGGCAAAAAGAAGGTGGAGGAAATGCAAAAACACCGGGAGCGCTTCGTGCGGGGGGCCAAGGAGCGGGGCGTTCCGGAGGAGGAGGCCAATCGGCTTTTCGATATGCTGGAGGCCTTCGCCAACTACGGCTTCAACAAGAGCCATGCCGCCGCCTACAGCCTCCTCTCCTACCAGACCGCCTACGTGAAGGCCCACTACCCCGTGGAGTTCATGGCCGCCCTCCTCAGCGTGGAGCGCCACGACTCGGACAAGGTGGCGGAGTACATAAGGGATGCCCGGGCCATGGGCATTCCCGTCCTGCCCCCGGACATCAACCGCTCCGGCTTTGACTTCAAGGTGGTGGGGGAGGAGATCCTCTTCGGCCTCTCTGCGGTGAAGAACGTGGGGGAGGCGGCGGCGGAGGCCATCCTTAGGGAGAGGGAGCAGGGTGGGCCGTTCAAGAGCCTGGGGGACTTCCTGAAGCGCCTGGACGAGAAGGTGGTCAATAAGCGCACCCTCGAGTCCCTCATCAAGGCGGGGGCCTTCGACGCCTTTGGGGACCGGGCGCGGCTCCTCGCCTCCTTAGAGCCCCTCCTGCGCTGGGCGGCGGAGAGCCGGGAGCGGGCCCGTTCGGGGATGATGGGCCTCTTTGCCGAGGTGGAGGAGCCCCCTTTGGTGGAGGCCGAGCCCCTGGACGAGATCACCCGGCTCCGCTACGAGAAGGAGGCCCTGGGCATCTACGTTTCTGGCCACCCCGTCCTCCGTTACCCCGGGCTTAAGGAAGCGGCGAGCTGCGCCTTGGAGGAGCTGGAGGAGTTCGTGCGGGGGCTACCGCCCCGGTCCCGGGTCCTCCTTGCGGGCATGGTGGAGGAGGTGGTGCGCAAGCCCACCAAGAGCGGGGGGATGATGGCCCGCTTCACCCTTTCCGACGAGACGGGGGCCCTGGAGGTGGTGGCCTTCGGCCGGGCCTACGAGGGGGTTTCCCCCAAGCTCAAGGAGGACACGCCCCTTCTGGTCCTGGCGGAGGTGGAGCGGGAGGAGGGGGGGCTCAGGGTCATCGCCCAAGGGGTCTGGACCCACGAGGAGGTGGCGGAGGCGCCCAAGGCGGTGGAGGTGGAGGTGGACCACGCCCTTTTGGACGAGAAGGGGGTGGCCCTCTTCAAAAGCCTTCTAGACGAGCACCCTGGGGCCCTTCCCCTCTATGTCCGGGTGCAGGGTCCCTTTGGCGAGGCCCTTTTTGCCCTGCGGGAGGCCCGGGTGGCGGAGGAGGCCCGCTTGGCCCTCGAGGCCGAAGGCTTCCGCGCCTACCTGGTGCCCGACCGGGAGGCCTTCCTCCAGGGGAACGGGGGGAATGGGGCCAAGGAGGAGGCGGTGCCCTTCTAA
- a CDS encoding HD domain-containing protein: protein MPRFEEALALMEAWTESPSLRRHMRAVEVAMRAYARRFGEDEELWAMAGVLHDMDYEKYPEAHPYRGVEELRRLGYPEEVLRAILAHASYTGVPRESLMAKALFAVDELTGLIAAAVYVRPDRSILGLELSSLKKKFKDKAFAKGVNREEIRLGAEELGVPLDEHLAFVLEAMKREAHLLGLA from the coding sequence ATGCCGCGCTTCGAGGAAGCCCTGGCCCTCATGGAGGCCTGGACGGAAAGCCCGTCCTTGCGCCGGCACATGCGGGCGGTGGAGGTGGCCATGCGGGCTTACGCCCGCCGCTTTGGGGAGGACGAGGAGCTTTGGGCCATGGCCGGGGTCCTCCACGACATGGACTACGAGAAGTACCCCGAGGCGCACCCCTACCGGGGGGTGGAGGAGCTTAGGCGCCTCGGTTACCCTGAGGAGGTCCTCAGGGCCATCCTGGCCCACGCCAGCTACACCGGGGTTCCCCGGGAAAGCCTCATGGCCAAGGCCCTCTTCGCCGTGGACGAGCTCACGGGCCTTATCGCCGCCGCGGTCTACGTGCGCCCGGACCGTTCCATCTTGGGCCTGGAGCTTTCCAGCCTGAAGAAGAAGTTCAAGGACAAGGCCTTCGCCAAGGGGGTGAACCGGGAGGAGATCCGGTTGGGGGCCGAGGAGCTAGGGGTGCCCTTGGACGAGCACCTGGCCTTTGTGCTCGAGGCCATGAAGCGGGAGGCCCACCTGCTAGGCCTCGCCTAG
- the groL gene encoding chaperonin GroEL (60 kDa chaperone family; promotes refolding of misfolded polypeptides especially under stressful conditions; forms two stacked rings of heptamers to form a barrel-shaped 14mer; ends can be capped by GroES; misfolded proteins enter the barrel where they are refolded when GroES binds): MAKILVFDEAARRALERGVNAVADAVKVTLGPRGRNVVLEKKFGSPTITKDGVTVAKEIELENHLENIGAQLLKEVASKTNDVAGDGTTTATVLAQAIVREGLKNVAAGANPLALKRGIEKAVEAAVEKIRSLAIPVEDRKAIEEVATISANDPDVGKLIADAMEKVGKEGIITVEESKSLETELKFVEGYQFDKGYISPYFITSPDTMEAVLEDAFILIVEKKVSNVRELLPILEQVAQTGKPLLLIAEDVEGEALATLVVNKLRGTLNVAAVKAPGFGDRRKEMLKDIAAVTGGTVISEELGFKLENATLSMLGRAERVRITKDETTIVGGKGKKEDIEARINAIKKELETTDSEYAKEKLQERLAKLAGGVAVIRVGAATETELKEKKHRFEDALSATRAAVEEGIVPGGGVTLLRAISAVDELLKTLEGDEATGAKIVRRALEEPARQIAENAGYEGSVIVQKILSETKNLRYGFNAATGEFVDMVEAGIVDPAKVTRSALQNAASIGSLILTTEAVVAEKPEKKESTPAPAGAGDMDF, from the coding sequence ATGGCGAAGATCCTGGTGTTTGACGAGGCGGCCCGCCGGGCGCTGGAGCGCGGCGTAAACGCCGTGGCCGATGCGGTGAAGGTGACCCTTGGCCCCCGGGGCCGGAACGTGGTCCTGGAGAAGAAATTCGGCTCCCCCACCATCACCAAGGACGGGGTGACGGTGGCCAAGGAGATCGAACTGGAGAACCACCTGGAGAACATCGGGGCGCAGCTCCTCAAGGAGGTGGCCTCCAAGACCAACGACGTGGCGGGCGACGGCACCACCACCGCCACCGTCTTGGCCCAGGCCATCGTGCGGGAGGGCCTGAAGAACGTGGCCGCTGGGGCCAACCCCCTCGCCCTCAAGCGGGGCATCGAGAAGGCGGTGGAGGCCGCGGTGGAGAAGATCCGCTCCCTGGCCATCCCCGTGGAGGACCGCAAGGCCATTGAGGAGGTGGCCACCATCTCCGCCAACGACCCGGACGTCGGCAAGCTCATTGCCGACGCCATGGAGAAGGTGGGGAAGGAGGGCATCATCACCGTCGAGGAGTCCAAGAGCCTGGAGACCGAACTGAAGTTCGTGGAGGGGTACCAGTTCGACAAGGGGTACATCTCCCCCTACTTCATCACCAGCCCCGACACCATGGAGGCCGTCCTGGAGGACGCCTTCATCCTCATCGTGGAGAAGAAGGTCTCCAACGTCCGCGAACTCCTCCCCATCCTGGAGCAGGTGGCCCAGACCGGCAAGCCCCTCCTCCTCATCGCCGAGGACGTGGAGGGCGAGGCCCTTGCCACCTTGGTGGTGAACAAGCTCCGGGGCACCCTCAACGTGGCCGCGGTGAAGGCCCCTGGCTTCGGTGACCGCCGCAAGGAGATGCTCAAGGACATCGCCGCGGTCACCGGCGGCACGGTGATCTCCGAGGAGCTCGGCTTCAAGCTGGAGAACGCCACCCTGTCCATGCTGGGCCGGGCCGAGCGGGTGCGCATCACCAAGGACGAGACCACCATCGTGGGCGGCAAGGGCAAGAAGGAGGACATCGAGGCCCGGATCAACGCCATCAAGAAGGAGCTGGAGACCACCGATAGCGAGTACGCCAAGGAGAAGCTCCAGGAGCGCCTGGCCAAGCTGGCGGGCGGCGTGGCGGTGATCCGGGTGGGGGCCGCCACCGAAACCGAGCTCAAGGAGAAGAAGCACCGCTTTGAGGACGCCCTCTCCGCCACCCGGGCGGCGGTGGAGGAGGGCATCGTGCCGGGCGGCGGCGTGACCCTCCTTCGGGCCATCAGCGCGGTGGACGAGCTCCTGAAGACCCTCGAGGGCGACGAGGCCACCGGGGCTAAGATCGTGCGCCGGGCCCTAGAGGAGCCCGCCCGCCAGATCGCCGAGAACGCCGGCTACGAGGGCTCCGTCATCGTCCAGAAGATCCTCTCCGAGACCAAGAACCTCCGCTACGGCTTCAACGCCGCCACCGGGGAGTTCGTGGACATGGTGGAGGCGGGCATCGTGGACCCCGCCAAGGTGACCCGCTCCGCCCTGCAGAACGCCGCCTCCATCGGCTCCCTCATCCTCACCACCGAGGCGGTGGTGGCGGAGAAGCCCGAGAAGAAGGAGTCCACCCCCGCCCCCGCGGGCGCCGGGGACATGGACTTCTAA